In Micropterus dolomieu isolate WLL.071019.BEF.003 ecotype Adirondacks linkage group LG01, ASM2129224v1, whole genome shotgun sequence, the sequence TTAGGCACTCATCTGCATTTCCCACCTATTTTtctctttactttttattaGTGGATGCATTTTGATGAGATGAAAATCAGTTTAAACCAAATGGCTCCATGAAAATCAGTAAACTGAAAACAATGATGTACAAAGAGTAAGTAGACTGAAGAACATTTACCTGTGAATGGacacattttctgttgtagAGCCTgaagccgtgtgtgtgtgtatgtgtgattatACCCAGGACCTTTCCAAGTGTGTGACCTGTAAGGAGAAACACATTACTGTGAAGAAGGAACCCCTTGAGTCTTTGGGCATGACTGTCGCAGGAGGGCGGGGCAGTAAGAGCGGGGAGCTGCCAATCTTTGTGACCAGCGTCCAACCACATGGCTGCTTGTCGAGGGATGGACGAATCAAACGAGGTGAACGCTGCATCTGGAACGACAATAACAGGAACATTTCAGCCAAATCAAAAGCATTACATCAGAAACTACAGcaccttcttcctctcctccttcaggTGACATCCTGCTGAGCATCAATGGGGAGGACTTAACATACCTCAGCCACAGTGAGGCTGTGGGCACCCTGAAGGCCAGTGCCGCCTCACCTTCAGTCCAGCTGCGGGTGCTGGAGGTCAGCATGTTGGAAGAGCCCGACCATGACGAGCTGCTGCCTCACACACATGACAGCGACTTTGATGCCAACTGGTCCCCCTCGTGGGTCATGTGGCTGGGCTTACCCAGGTGagcacacagaggagaggaaggatgaCGGAGGCACACATTTGCCTTTAAATATAGTATAGCTCTGAATTTAGATGTGGCGGGTTAGGGTTGATTTTAGAAATTTCTTGAAACATGTTTAGAAACAGGTGAAATTATCCCACTGGCATTTTCCACTACTTTTAATGTATTTGAAAGACTAAGATTTTCAATacgcattttttttaaactgaagcAGCATCTTTGGTCCTTTGATGATGCAGCAGATCTATACTATCTGTCCAGCCTCCCTTCACTCTGCTCTCTTCTTTTCTTGCAGCTACCTGCACAGTAGTCACGAGATCGTACTGCGGAGGAGCCACCCAGGCAGCTGGGGCTTCAGCATCGTTGGGGGATACGAGGAAAGCCACGGCAACCAGGCCTTCTTTATCAAGACCATTGTCCTCGGCACACCTGCGTACTACGACGGCCGCCTCAAGTGAGTGATCAGTTGCTCTTCATGTGACTATCTGTGGCTTATGTTAGCAGTGGCATAGTGGTGAATTGGCAGGTAGAGAAACTGTGACCTCCAGTTGGTGATTGATAAGAGTGGCATGATGATAGGCCGCGCCTATGGAGTGCAttacaagaacaaaacaatttgttcagtttcagtacatttaataataaagatCTGCAGTTATTTACTGTACACCCCCCCTTTCTAAATAgatagtttcatttttaaaccGAGCTTGCTGTGTCATCAGCAACGCAAACAGCTACCAATAAACCAAAGCATTTAATATAAgtgaatataaattaatgtaAGTTAGAAAGATTGTTGGATTGAAAAGGTAGGTAAACCTTGTTCTGCAGTTGAAAAGCAGAGGTGCTCTTCTTACAAATGTCTTTGAAATTTTTAGAACATGTCCCAAAGATAGCAGTTTGTTAAATTTAGGTTGCCACAAATGAActggattaaattaaatttcatgAGGATTTTCTGCCCTggctcttcctttctttttaaacatataggtaattctttctaaaataaaGGATACGTCTATTGAGAAATTACATGaacagaccaaaaccaacaattaacTGAACAACTAAGAACTGTTTAAGTTTGATAATCAAACAATTTCCCAGAGTCCAAAGTGACATCCACAAATAGCTTGTTTTATCTGATTAACAAAGAgactgttttttcccctcatagTAGACCAGCAAAATCagtaaatattcacatttgagaagctggaggCAATACATTGAGATTGTTAAAAGAattacctaaatgacaaaaaaaaagtgtcttaCTTATTTCTGTCAATTAAATCACTAACTTAGCTCACTTTTATTCTTTCGTTTTATTTCATGGGAATTGTTGACAGTAACAAATATGAACATTTTTGCCAGATTTTCAAACATAATATGCAAGCCACTGCTGAACCGAATGTTTCATATGTTCCATAATGTAGAGCTATTTTAATGGCTGTCAGGTCCTGTTTATAATCCATCCTGATTTGTCTGTAGGTGTGGTGACATGATTGTGGCAGTCAATGGCCTATCGACAGCAGGAATGAGCCACTCTGCACTGGTGCCCATGCTGAAGGAGCAGCGCAGCCGGGTGGCGCTTACTGTGGTCTCCTGGCCTGGTAGCCTGGTATAACTGGGCCAGATCATAAGCAAGCCTGTACACCACGCCGAGTCCACCCAGAATGTTCTATATTGGGAACAACCTTGGCCAAAGTGAACTGGTACACGCTATTGTACATCACTCCATACTGGGCTTAATCCAGGACCAAAAGCATTCAGAACTGTAGTAGACTCAGCAGGACCAAGGCTGTCCTGACCAGGTGGGAACTGATCCAGATCGTGCCACGTCACTCGACAGACTGCACTCAAATACACTGCTGAGATCATATGGTCATGTTGTCTTGGTACTGCAACTGTTAACAGGCGATCTGTGCTATATTCACCTCACCAGGCAGTTGTAGAATCCAGGGCTGTATTCAGGTGGATGCATCGTTGCAGGTAGAGCTAGAATATATttaagaaaaagacaaaaataaagtagAGATAATGACCTGTGATCACGCTAAATCAAGAATTTCTGCAACACCAGCGCTGTATCCAGCTGAATAAGCCTCAGGCCTTAGAAACCTGCCGCACCCTGGGGGCTCAACTGCCCTTAGGCCTCATCACCATGACAAACAGCTGTCCCATCAGCTGGAATTTTAtacatgtgtgaatgtgtgttgttTAATAAACATTCCTTCAGAGGATTAATGGCTCCATAGCGTGCTTTGGGAGTGGGAGGTAATTTTAGGAACAGTCACAGCCAGAGAAAGATGCTAGTGTGGTGCTGTGTTAGAGGCTTTAATTCACACTTGTAAAACAAAAGtataaatcaacaaaaatatTAGTGATTTGTTTCACCATTAACACATCCAAGCAGGTTTATACAATACAGTGCAGCCTCAAGATTTGTCATcctttaaagttgttttttgcaGCTTTGCAGCTAGTTTGTCCGCTTGATTGCCTGCAGCTGCCAGTTTGACCTGCTGTGCCATACGCCAGGGCTGATTCTTTTTAGGACGCAGTTTCTGAAATGGGgacagaaccacacacacacacacacacacacacacaccataacaGATACAAGGACAAGATGGAGAGGAGAAGTGTCACATTTCCTGTGCAAgcaggggagaaaaaaaatatatatatatatatatatatatatatatatacacacacaccacacaatcAAAAGGACACTTTACCTTCAGCTTTCTCTTTGCTGGGTCATGCGCCACTCCATGTCTCCACAGGCTTTCCTGATTAACAATGATACCAGTTACCAGCTATACTGTATTAGCAATTTGACCCAACATTTAAAAGTCATTGACGCGCAGATTTACCTTCATGGCAAAGCTCTTCCCACAGCCAGCATATGCACAGCTGAAGGGCTTCTTATTCTCATGGTCTGCCAGAATGTGACTCTCCAAATTGAAGCGACGAGTGAACTCCTTATCGCATCCTTTTCTGGGGCATGCGAGCTTCCTCTTCTCCCCAGAGTGGACACGCAGCTCATGCTGGTGCAAAAACCAAGCATTGTTAAACAGCTTTTTGCACTCTCCACACGGCACCTTGACTGGGAGCAAAAACCAGCCATTTGTGATTCAACAGCTCACAACAAAAGAGGTATGCAGTGCACAGACACTCATCCCAGCATTACATCCATACCTTTATGTTCTTTTCTGTGCTTCAGATATTCTGTCCACGTCTTTCCCTGAAAAGGACACTCCTCATTCTCACAAGGGTATCCTGCAGCAGAGACAGGGTTTTTCCCCCCAGATTAAATACaccaattaaaaagaaataaattttCTTGTTGTCAACACACCTCCATGCACTCTCTCATGATGCTTCAGTTTTCCATGAGTGGGAAATTCTCTTGTACAGCCACTGAAGGAACAACTATATAAagaaatttaaacaaacaaaaaaaaagttaagatTTGAGCTGGCCAAGTGCAAATAAGACTAAATGTTGGTTGCATCACATGTGTAGCCACTCACTGATATGGGAGAAGCTGTTGGTGCTCACACTTATGGGTTTTCAGTTGGTTCCTCTTGTGGAAATCCTTTCCACAGTCCTGATGGTCACactgaaagacaaaaataagAGCAAAAAGCATGCTAATGCAGCATAGTAAACACCAACCTGCTTACAACAATATAAAAGAAGAACTTTAGAATTATTGTACTCTATATGGCTTCTCCTTGTGCTGGTGAACTCGAGCCATGTGGTTCTTCATGCTGGCATTTGTGACAAAGGCCTCAGAGCATCCATCAGCCAGACATCTGAGACACCAGAGCAGGTAACAGTTTAAAGACGTAAGGCAGGTtgagaaacactttttttcccaGTCATGTTAAATAGGGACATAGTGGCTTACTTGTGTGGTTTTTCCCCACTGTGATTGAGCTCATGTCTGGTGAGCTGATAGCGAGTGCAAAAGCTCTTGTCACAGTTCTCACAGGAGAATGGTTTCTGAAGGAAATTTGACACATGAGACCCCCCAAAAACTGGTAATTGATAGACAATTAAACACCACATCAACAATTCTCACTGTTCAGTTCGGCTTCCAGCAGTTCAGAGCCACTTACCAATCCTGTGTGTTTGCAAAGGTGAGCCTCTAGCTTCCATGGCTTACTGAATTTAGCTTTACAATCAAAAAAAGAGCAAACATAACTTTTTTGACTTTGCAACCTCTCCCCCATCTTTAATGAGCAATGTCAGATGTGGTGTTGTGGTCACAGACAAAACTTGTAGTAAAGGGGCAGGACTTTGGCCTACAACCAGCAGCTCGCCTGTGCTTAATTTATCTTGCTGGAACGTACCAATTAGAGCAAGAAAGGGGGTGTGCTGCCTCGTTAAAACTGGAAAATATGCAACTGATttcttatttaaacatttttactacAACAAGTAGTAGTCTACAAACACTCAGGATTGTAGTACAGGTCATCTGGCATGTAAGACGCTAGAAAATAATTTAGGCCCCTGAGTTTAATAGTGATCCCATTGATACTCAAACATTATTAATGTCCGTGACTCTTTCCTCTATATTGATTGATTCTGGCTTTAAAAATGTCACACTGGCTCCTTGCAGTATGCGTCCCTATCTGCTGAtctgctgcgtgtgtgtgtgtgtgtgtgtgtagtgcgTAGGCAGGGAGAGAGGCGACTGTCTGTCTCcattaatcacacacacacacagaatttaCTGCTCTAATCTTAATCTTATCAACCCTCCAATATTGTTTTCTGATAGCTGAGATTTATTGTTGTCAAAACTTAGTCTTCAGTGATCCTTTGTAACCCACAAACCTGAAGCTAAATCAACCTTTCTTATAGCTAGACTGTcacttttgaaagaagaaatgaCATATTCTTTCTATTAAAAATGGAAAATTGAATTCATAATTGCTCAATTCAATGCAAAATTTAATACtttgctgctacagccttatatggtctggtatgaccagtagcttaaTGTTTGCTACTGTTAACAAACTTTAGGTAAATGCTACAACACACATTACTTGCTGCCTTTATGACTCTCCACTTGTGCTATTTTAGCTGAAGTGTCTCTTGTAGCTACAGTGGCCGCTGTTCAccaaaagttacatagtcttGCATTAAAGCAAGACTAACTTTAGCTGAACAGTAGCCACTGTGCCCACAAGAGACAATCATAGGATAAGAGTAAAATGCCAGTTTAGAGTAAAAGAGAGTCATAAAACAGCAAAGTTAACTAATATTATCTACCATAAGCTACTGGTTGTACCAGACCAAGGCTGCAGCAAAGCTCCAGAGTTTTAAACTGAGCAAGGATGATGTTGACACTTTAATGTCAGGCTGTGCTATTTCCTCTTTTTAAAAGTGACAGAGTCTTGCTTTAAGGCAATGTAAATGCTAAAACTACCATTGAATTAATGCAAAAATTCAAATATTAAGCGCGACTGTGTAAAATTTTTTACTGGTTAAATGCTAAACCATTGTGCAACAGTAGCACAAGCAGAGAAGAGTCATaaagtcaacaaaacaaacaaactgaattaGCAGTGTCTTTACAAAGTTTGCTAACGTGTGCTAAGATTAGCCACCATAAAGTACTGGTCACGCCAGACCAATTAAGGCTTTAGCAGAATTTAACAAGGGTGCGTCTGTTTGTGGGATTATAAATAcagcttttaattttttaagagCTATTTTTTCGTTCAAAAGTTACACAGACttgtttgaaataaaatttaaaaagacagacaaTCCAATAACACTATTTGCTTGTCTAAACATTAGAGATCAGCGTCTGTGCCCACACCGTGCTCTCATGTGAAACCTTTGACTGACTTTTGTGAATGAGGCCTATTGAGAGCCTGTTGGGCGTTACCTCTGTGCCCTCCCATGCTTCAAGTAAGCATGCCTGGATCAGTTAACACTGTTATcagcccccaccaccaccacctacTCCACCTCTGCTGTCAGGGCCAGGATCAATACAGCTGGCCCAATATCCACATATATGaccatgcccccccccccccacacacacacacacacacacacacacccctgtttCTGATAACCACACAGACTCTATCTCCGTGcctatcacacacacagagatacagcATGCACTCTGTTTGGCCTGCAGTGGGATTTCCTTGTGTCTTTGTCAAACCTTCAGGCCtaaccccaacacacacacacacacacacacacacacacacacacacacacacacacacacacacatcgtgTCGATATACACTGTCACACCCACACTTGCATCACAGTCACAAATATTCATCTCAAGACCAATGACCTTTTTCTTCAAGACGTAGGTGAGTATGAGGGATGGTGAGAGGCCTTAGAGTGGGGTAAAGATGAATGGAATTTCAGATGGTGGCAGAAACTCATTACATTTGTTCAGGTGCTGTACTTAGAGGTGTTTGTAGTTTACTTCAGTCTTTCCTTTTATGTTACTTTCATtgcatttttttcaatttattttacttttttacttcactacgTTTATCTTTTGTCTAATAGTGGCCAAAGGTGATGCGCAAAAGTTTCCTTTGGACAGTATagttacaaattaagattttgctgagcttataaaatatgatgaatgTTATAGATGAAACTAcccaattattttttaattagctccaccttgacctgccacaacactgacatactgGGAACACATGAATGCAAATATAAGAACAATCCAACATTAAGGTCAAGTCAGgtcaaattaattttatttatataacctAATATCACAATTGCCAAATTTACCTCAAGAGGCTTTAAAAtctttataatataaaaacatgtgaaataaCATATAATATCACAACACTCACGTgatgtgtacttttacttg encodes:
- the gtf3ab gene encoding general transcription factor IIIA, b; this encodes MGERLQSQKSYVCSFFDCKAKFSKPWKLEAHLCKHTGLKPFSCENCDKSFCTRYQLTRHELNHSGEKPHKCLADGCSEAFVTNASMKNHMARVHQHKEKPYRCDHQDCGKDFHKRNQLKTHKCEHQQLLPYHCSFSGCTREFPTHGKLKHHERVHGGYPCENEECPFQGKTWTEYLKHRKEHKVKVPCGECKKLFNNAWFLHQHELRVHSGEKRKLACPRKGCDKEFTRRFNLESHILADHENKKPFSCAYAGCGKSFAMKESLWRHGVAHDPAKRKLKKLRPKKNQPWRMAQQVKLAAAGNQADKLAAKLQKTTLKDDKS